CACGAACCGGCGCTGGCGATGCGATCGATCGTCGCCGGACCCAGGTTCGGCGGAAGACTTCCCGCGACGACCACCATCTCGGGGTCGTGCTCGCGGACCTTCGTGACGACCTCGCGGACGGTTTCCTTCCTAACGTTGTGGCCCGACTGATTGATCTTGTACTCTTCGTCGTCGGTGAGAATCGTCGTGTTGAGGCGCGTACACCCGCCCATCTCGACGAAGTCGCTCGGAATCTTCTGACGGGCGAGTTGCTCCTCAATGTAGGTACCCAGAAATCCCCCCGTGAGGCCAGTCGCCACCGTCTCGACGCCGAGGCCGTAGAGGTACTTCGAGACGTTAATGCCCTTCCCGCCGGGATCGTACTGCGACATGCTCGCCCGCTTGACCACGTCAGAATCGAGGTCCCCCTCGACTGTGATCGTGTGATCTACGGCGGGATTGAGCGTGACAGTGAGGATCACCCGACCACCCCGTCGACGACGTCGACGCCGGCAGCCTCGAACGGTTCGCGCTGCTCGGGGGACAGTATCGCGTCGGTCACGAACACGTCGATCGCCTCGAGGTCGGCGAAGTGAACGAAACTCCGCCGGCCGAGTTTGGATCCGTCCGAGACGAGGACGACCCGCTGGGACTTCTCCACCATCAACGACTTCATCCGCGCTTCGTCCTCGTTCGGCGTCGTCAGCCCCGCATCGGGGTGGATGGCGTTCGTTCCGAGAAAGACGGTGTCGAAATTCGTCCGCTCGAGGAACTGCTCGCCGGTGGGCCCGACGAGCGCCCAGGTCTGCTCGCGGAGCGTTCCGCCGGTGAGCTTCACGTCGCCGCGTTCGCCCAGTTCCATCGCGATGAGCGGCGAATTCGTCGCGGCGATGAACTCGATATCGGGGGCTGCCTTGGCGACTTCGATCGTCGTCGTGCCGGAGTCGAAGAAGACGACCTGCCCCTCGCGAATTTCCTCGGCCGCACGTTCCCCGATGGCGCGTTTCGCCTCGAGGTTCTGTACCTGTTTCTGACTGTACGTTCGTTCTTCGGCGACGCTCGACGTCGGGAGGGCTCCGCCGTGGGAGCGCTCGATCAGTCCGTCGGACTCGAGGTCCTGTAGATCGCGGCGGATCGTCGCCTCGGAGACGCCGAGTTCCTCGGCGAGTTCGGTAACGGTCCGTCCGTTCTCTTCCGAGACGACCTCGACGATCTCACGCTTCCGTTGTTTGGGTAGCATAACTCGAGCAGGGGGAGGGTATTCGCTGGTCTAGGAGTTTCGTTCCCGTGACCTTATGTGTTTTTGATCATTTCTGACCGACTCTGCCTGCTGGAGAGGACCGCGAGAGCGAACGTGACGACCGCGCCGACCCCGGCGACGATCGCACCGCCGTAGCTCCCCTGCAGGTAGTTGTACGTCGCGATCAGGACGAGCGCGACTCCGAGGGCCAGCGGGGCGAACTCCGCGACCGTCTCCGTGTCGACTGTCATCACGCGAGTTGCTCTTCGCTTTCCGCTTTGCTCCCGTGCTCGGACTCGAACGTGAGCGACTCGCCGGATTCGGAGTCGAAGTAGTGAAGCGAGCGGCGATCGAACTCGATGCTGACGCGGTCGTCGACCTCGACCGGCCCGCCCGGCTCGATCGATGCTTTCATCGTCTTGCCGTTTCCCAGTCCGAGTTCGAGGACGGTCTTTTCCCCCTGCGGTTCGACGACGTTGACCGTCGCCGGTAGTCCGTCCGGTCGCAGGGTCACGTCCTCGGGGCGGACCCCGAGGACGACGTCGTCACCGATCGAGTCCTCGAACGCCCAGTGGTACTCGTCGGGCACCTCGTGTTGGAACGAGTCGAGGTCGACCGCGAGTCCGTCCTCACGGCGTCGAACCGTTCCTTCGAGGAAGTTCATGCTCGGCGAGCCCAGGAAGTCCGCGACGAACAGGTTCCGCGGGTTGGAGTAGACGAACGTCGGCGGGCCGACCTGCTGTATCTGTCCGCC
The nucleotide sequence above comes from Halosolutus halophilus. Encoded proteins:
- the pfkB gene encoding 1-phosphofructokinase; translated protein: MILTVTLNPAVDHTITVEGDLDSDVVKRASMSQYDPGGKGINVSKYLYGLGVETVATGLTGGFLGTYIEEQLARQKIPSDFVEMGGCTRLNTTILTDDEEYKINQSGHNVRKETVREVVTKVREHDPEMVVVAGSLPPNLGPATIDRIASAGSWRTVVDVQGDLLKGLRSEYFACKPNRRELGTATGMPVHTVEECIEAARSLREGGFEHVVASLGDDGALLASPDGIYRADSRNVEVVDTVGAGDALLAGVLSTFVRGQSGTAALRMGVTVAAEVVSVPGTTVPEMSGLRSASTDVPLFTK
- the glpR gene encoding HTH-type transcriptional regulator GlpR; the protein is MLPKQRKREIVEVVSEENGRTVTELAEELGVSEATIRRDLQDLESDGLIERSHGGALPTSSVAEERTYSQKQVQNLEAKRAIGERAAEEIREGQVVFFDSGTTTIEVAKAAPDIEFIAATNSPLIAMELGERGDVKLTGGTLREQTWALVGPTGEQFLERTNFDTVFLGTNAIHPDAGLTTPNEDEARMKSLMVEKSQRVVLVSDGSKLGRRSFVHFADLEAIDVFVTDAILSPEQREPFEAAGVDVVDGVVG